One genomic region from Curtobacterium sp. 9128 encodes:
- a CDS encoding adenylate/guanylate cyclase domain-containing protein, translated as MTAVPPAAPDADPIPPAEPGTGTGSIRVTDQPARRKGRWRRFLTTGSLDIQSKLLVMLLGVSVLAALVIGAVGYVNGRNALQTAALNQVTSLRESRITELKRSFNQFTQTVVSQSRNASVIGATKAFTSGWDDLQDTPVSASDRSKVDGWYRDTFVPQLDARSGGTANPEQFAPTQDPQAYLQAKYTAPFDDYDKAIKQDDAGDGSSWSAAHAEYQPYFRQIVEAQGYEDLALMDTNGNVVYSAYAGADLGTNVEDGPYRDSNLATGYKEALQLTSSDDIVVTDFARYVPSLNVPTLWVMSPVGEDGKIIGVMAVQVPVDLINQVMTGDQHWAKDGLGDTGESYLVGDDDLMRSYPRQLLEHPKQYERDVVSAGTAPATAKRELQVKGSVLLQQVNTTPVTRALQGKTGTVVADDYRGKETLAAYAPLEVDGLRWVVVAQMDTSEAFAPINELTRNIGLALVGIIVLVSLLSLLLAQVFVRPIRRLQTAVNRVSAGEIGVEVRAKQGDEIGDLGLAFNDMSRSLKVKQDLLDDQRRQNDALLRTMMPDEVAKRYKQGDQTIAADHQDVAVVYADIIGFDDFARDLSAEESLALVNDVWRSFDDAAQRHGVERVRSTRSGYLASCGLSVPRVDNVRRVVDFTADAQAVIDRFNAQNGASIGLRAGIDTGEVTSGLVGKSSLIYDMWGDAVSLAFRVQGIAPTPGVFATQRVVDKLGDRNDLEEAGLVETQGGPQRVWKFVRSAR; from the coding sequence GTGACAGCAGTCCCTCCAGCAGCCCCCGACGCGGACCCGATCCCGCCAGCAGAACCCGGGACCGGCACGGGTTCGATCCGGGTGACCGACCAGCCGGCACGCCGCAAGGGTCGCTGGCGCCGGTTCCTCACCACCGGCTCGCTCGACATCCAGTCGAAGCTGCTGGTGATGCTCCTCGGTGTCAGTGTGCTGGCGGCCCTGGTGATCGGGGCCGTCGGGTACGTGAACGGCCGGAACGCCCTCCAGACCGCGGCGCTCAACCAGGTGACGTCGCTGCGGGAGTCGCGCATCACAGAACTGAAGCGATCGTTCAACCAGTTCACCCAGACGGTGGTGTCGCAGAGCCGCAACGCGAGCGTCATCGGCGCCACGAAGGCGTTCACGTCGGGATGGGACGACTTGCAGGACACCCCGGTGTCGGCGAGCGACCGGAGCAAGGTCGACGGCTGGTACCGGGACACCTTCGTCCCGCAGCTCGATGCCCGCAGCGGAGGGACGGCGAACCCGGAGCAGTTCGCACCGACCCAGGACCCGCAGGCGTACCTGCAGGCGAAGTACACGGCGCCGTTCGACGACTACGACAAGGCCATCAAGCAGGACGACGCAGGCGACGGCAGCTCCTGGTCCGCCGCGCACGCCGAGTACCAGCCGTACTTCCGGCAGATCGTCGAGGCACAGGGCTACGAGGACCTCGCGCTGATGGACACGAACGGCAACGTGGTCTACTCCGCCTACGCGGGTGCCGACCTCGGCACGAACGTCGAGGACGGGCCCTACCGAGACTCGAACCTGGCGACCGGGTACAAGGAGGCGCTGCAGCTGACGAGTTCGGACGACATCGTGGTGACGGACTTCGCGCGGTACGTGCCGAGCCTCAACGTGCCGACCCTCTGGGTGATGTCGCCGGTCGGCGAGGACGGCAAGATCATCGGCGTCATGGCCGTCCAGGTGCCCGTCGACCTGATCAACCAGGTCATGACGGGCGACCAGCACTGGGCGAAGGACGGCCTCGGGGACACCGGTGAGTCGTACCTCGTCGGCGACGACGACCTGATGCGGTCGTACCCGCGTCAGCTGCTCGAGCACCCGAAGCAGTACGAGCGGGACGTGGTCTCGGCCGGCACCGCTCCGGCGACGGCGAAGCGCGAGCTGCAGGTCAAGGGGTCGGTCCTGCTCCAGCAGGTGAACACCACGCCGGTGACCCGTGCCCTGCAGGGCAAGACCGGCACGGTGGTCGCGGACGACTACCGCGGCAAGGAGACCCTCGCGGCCTACGCCCCGCTCGAGGTGGACGGCCTGCGCTGGGTGGTGGTCGCGCAGATGGACACGTCAGAGGCGTTCGCGCCGATCAACGAGCTCACCAGGAACATCGGGCTCGCCCTGGTCGGGATCATCGTGCTGGTGTCCCTGCTGTCGCTGCTGCTCGCGCAGGTGTTCGTCCGGCCGATCCGACGGCTGCAGACCGCGGTCAACCGCGTGAGCGCGGGCGAGATCGGCGTCGAGGTCCGCGCGAAGCAGGGCGACGAGATCGGCGACCTCGGGCTCGCATTCAACGACATGAGCCGGAGCCTCAAGGTCAAGCAGGACCTGCTCGACGACCAGCGACGGCAGAACGACGCGCTGCTGCGGACGATGATGCCGGACGAGGTCGCCAAGCGGTACAAGCAGGGCGACCAGACGATCGCAGCTGACCACCAGGACGTCGCGGTGGTCTACGCCGACATCATCGGGTTCGACGACTTCGCGAGGGACCTGTCGGCGGAGGAGTCCCTCGCGCTCGTGAACGACGTCTGGCGGTCCTTCGACGACGCCGCACAGCGCCACGGCGTCGAACGCGTGCGGTCGACGAGGAGCGGGTACCTGGCGAGCTGCGGCCTGTCGGTGCCCCGGGTGGACAACGTCCGCAGGGTCGTCGACTTCACCGCGGACGCGCAGGCCGTGATCGACCGGTTCAACGCGCAGAACGGCGCATCGATCGGCCTCAGGGCCGGCATCGACACCGGTGAGGTGACGAGCGGCCTGGTCGGCAAGTCGAGCCTGAT
- a CDS encoding ABC transporter ATP-binding protein, with amino-acid sequence MPGMRGGGGGGRGGRISSGDYDAQKAANAEAPRIPHLLRRIAGLFVPHRRSIVFTVVLVLIGAALSVIPPLLTQKAFDLGLFPKSGTPDIPVLFWLVTAMVVLWIASAGVGVWQTYLTATVGNKVMGAMRMRLFAHLQRMELAFFTRTKTGVIQSRLQNDVGGVASVLNNTISSVLGNTVTVIAAVVAMLLLSWQMTLVAVVLLPFLVIAQRKVGQVRAKIAGQTQESLSDMTAITQEALSVSGILLAKSFNQQRSETHRYGDENRNQIALQVRQQMSGQWFFAIVQIFLSIIPAIIYLVAAYLILGGVPITAGTIVAFTTVQSRLLFPTVGLLRVVLDLQTSGALFARIFEYLDLKPAITDSPTAGKVDETRVGHVAFDDVTFTYPDGEADKPTLRGVSFELEPGQFAAFVGPSGAGKTTVSYLVPRLYEATKGSVRFAGADVRDLEHEDLMRHVGIVSQETYLFHATIGDNLRYAKPDATDEELERAARAANIHETIASFPDGYDTVVGERGYRLSGGEKQRIAIARVMLKDPPVLVLDEATSALDSISERVVQTALDAAAQGRTTISIAHRLSTVRDADVIFVLDHGRIVEQGTHDELLALDGIYAMLHLQQNTPIEAATGAIDA; translated from the coding sequence ATGCCGGGGATGCGCGGCGGTGGCGGCGGCGGTCGCGGCGGCCGGATCTCGAGCGGCGACTACGACGCGCAGAAGGCCGCCAACGCCGAGGCGCCACGGATCCCGCACCTGCTGCGACGCATCGCCGGCCTCTTCGTCCCGCACCGTCGGTCGATCGTCTTCACGGTCGTGCTCGTGCTCATCGGGGCGGCCCTCTCGGTGATCCCGCCGCTCCTGACGCAGAAGGCGTTCGACCTCGGGCTGTTCCCGAAGTCGGGGACGCCGGACATCCCGGTGCTGTTCTGGCTGGTGACCGCGATGGTCGTCCTGTGGATCGCCAGCGCCGGCGTCGGCGTGTGGCAGACGTACCTCACGGCGACGGTGGGCAACAAGGTGATGGGCGCGATGCGCATGCGCCTGTTCGCCCACCTGCAGCGGATGGAGCTCGCCTTCTTCACCCGCACCAAGACCGGGGTGATCCAGTCGCGCCTGCAGAACGACGTCGGTGGCGTCGCGAGCGTGCTGAACAACACGATCTCGTCGGTGCTCGGCAACACCGTCACGGTGATCGCGGCGGTGGTCGCGATGCTCCTGCTGAGCTGGCAGATGACCCTCGTGGCGGTCGTCCTGCTGCCGTTCCTGGTCATCGCCCAGCGCAAGGTCGGTCAGGTCCGGGCGAAGATCGCCGGGCAGACGCAGGAGTCGCTCTCCGACATGACCGCCATCACGCAGGAAGCCCTGAGCGTCTCGGGCATCCTGCTCGCCAAGAGCTTCAACCAGCAGCGCAGCGAGACCCACCGCTACGGCGATGAGAACCGCAACCAGATCGCGCTGCAGGTCCGGCAGCAGATGTCCGGCCAGTGGTTCTTCGCGATCGTGCAGATCTTCCTGTCGATCATCCCGGCGATCATCTACCTCGTCGCCGCCTACCTGATCCTCGGCGGCGTCCCGATCACGGCCGGCACGATCGTCGCGTTCACGACCGTGCAGTCTCGGCTGCTGTTCCCGACCGTGGGGCTGCTGCGCGTCGTCCTCGACCTGCAGACCTCCGGCGCGCTGTTCGCCCGCATCTTCGAGTACCTCGACCTGAAGCCGGCGATCACGGACTCGCCGACGGCCGGCAAGGTCGACGAGACCCGCGTGGGCCACGTCGCCTTCGACGACGTGACGTTCACCTACCCGGACGGTGAAGCCGACAAGCCGACGCTCCGCGGGGTCTCGTTCGAGCTCGAACCCGGGCAGTTCGCCGCGTTCGTCGGGCCGTCCGGTGCCGGCAAGACCACCGTCTCGTACCTCGTCCCGCGGCTCTACGAGGCGACGAAGGGCTCGGTGCGGTTCGCCGGCGCCGACGTCCGTGACCTCGAGCACGAGGACCTGATGCGGCACGTCGGGATCGTCAGCCAGGAGACCTACCTGTTCCACGCCACGATCGGCGACAACCTCCGCTACGCCAAACCCGACGCCACGGACGAGGAACTCGAGCGTGCGGCTCGCGCAGCGAACATCCACGAGACGATCGCGTCGTTCCCCGACGGGTACGACACCGTGGTCGGGGAGCGTGGCTACCGACTGTCGGGCGGCGAGAAGCAGCGCATCGCGATCGCGCGGGTCATGCTCAAGGACCCGCCGGTCCTGGTGCTCGACGAAGCGACGAGTGCGCTCGACTCCATCTCCGAACGCGTCGTGCAGACGGCCCTCGACGCCGCTGCACAGGGGCGCACCACGATCTCGATCGCGCACCGGCTCTCCACCGTGCGCGACGCCGACGTGATCTTCGTGCTCGATCACGGTCGGATCGTGGAGCAGGGCACGCACGACGAACTGCTGGCGCTCGACGGCATCTACGCGATGCTGCACCTCCAGCAGAACACCCCGATCGAGGCGGCAACCGGCGCCATCGACGCGTGA
- a CDS encoding amino acid permease, whose amino-acid sequence MSSAPSRPATSLRHQLARRKPIDQLQSESTTGVNGEPLRRTLGVWHLTMISVGATLGTGILVVLGTAVPLAGPAVWISFVLAGVAALLSALSYAEMAGAVPTSGSSYSYTYATMGEGIAWVCGWCLVLEYAVSVAAVAVGASEYVDETLKVFGLHLPTALAAPPGEGGLVNLPAAALVLIATAILIPGARESAWVNTLMVVVKIALLVFFVAVAFTAFRTQNFEPLAPMGAAGVTAAASRLFFSYIGFDAASTAGDEAKNPRRDLPRAIIGSIALITALYILVAIAAIGARPWTSFSSTEASLVRIVVDVTGQPLVALVFSIGAVIAIASVVLTVLYGQTRILLTMARDGLVPRVFGRVSRRTGTPIANTLIIGIVVTIVAALVPLGELADATSIGTLVAFALVNVSVIILRRSQPDLERSYRVPLFPVVPILGALCCVLLAVFLGIGTWIAFGIWMVAGAALYLLYGRRHSTLS is encoded by the coding sequence ATGTCGTCCGCGCCGTCCCGCCCCGCAACGTCCCTGCGTCACCAGCTCGCGCGACGGAAGCCGATCGACCAGCTGCAGTCCGAGTCCACGACCGGCGTGAACGGGGAGCCGCTCCGCCGGACGCTCGGTGTCTGGCACCTGACGATGATCAGCGTCGGGGCGACGCTCGGCACCGGCATCCTCGTCGTCCTCGGTACCGCGGTGCCGCTCGCCGGGCCTGCGGTGTGGATCTCCTTCGTGCTCGCCGGCGTCGCGGCGCTGCTGTCGGCGCTGTCCTACGCGGAGATGGCCGGCGCCGTCCCGACCTCCGGCTCCAGCTACTCGTACACCTACGCCACCATGGGCGAGGGGATCGCCTGGGTCTGCGGGTGGTGTCTGGTGCTCGAGTACGCCGTCTCGGTGGCGGCCGTCGCGGTCGGTGCGAGCGAGTACGTCGACGAGACCCTCAAGGTGTTCGGGCTGCACCTGCCGACCGCGCTGGCCGCTCCCCCCGGCGAGGGCGGACTGGTCAACCTGCCGGCGGCGGCGCTCGTGCTCATCGCCACCGCGATCCTGATCCCCGGTGCCCGCGAGAGCGCCTGGGTGAACACGCTGATGGTCGTCGTGAAGATCGCGCTGCTGGTGTTCTTCGTCGCCGTGGCCTTCACGGCGTTCCGGACCCAGAACTTCGAGCCGCTCGCCCCGATGGGAGCCGCGGGTGTGACCGCTGCGGCATCACGACTGTTCTTCTCCTACATCGGGTTCGACGCCGCGTCCACCGCGGGCGACGAGGCGAAGAACCCCCGCCGTGACCTCCCCCGCGCGATCATCGGGTCGATCGCGCTCATCACCGCGCTCTACATCCTCGTGGCCATCGCCGCGATCGGTGCCCGGCCGTGGACGTCGTTCTCGTCCACCGAGGCGTCCCTGGTCCGCATCGTCGTCGACGTGACCGGCCAGCCGCTCGTCGCCCTCGTCTTCTCGATCGGTGCCGTCATCGCGATCGCGAGCGTCGTGCTGACGGTGCTCTACGGACAGACCCGCATCCTGCTGACCATGGCGCGCGACGGACTGGTCCCGCGGGTGTTCGGGCGGGTCTCGCGGCGCACGGGTACCCCGATCGCGAACACCCTGATCATCGGCATCGTCGTGACGATCGTCGCCGCCCTGGTACCGCTCGGCGAACTCGCCGACGCGACGAGCATCGGCACGCTCGTGGCGTTCGCGCTCGTGAACGTCTCGGTGATCATCCTGCGCCGGTCGCAGCCGGACCTCGAGCGGTCCTACCGGGTGCCCCTGTTCCCGGTCGTCCCGATCCTCGGTGCGCTGTGCTGCGTCCTGCTCGCCGTGTTCCTCGGCATCGGCACGTGGATCGCCTTCGGCATCTGGATGGTCGCCGGCGCCGCGCTCTACCTGCTCTACGGCCGCCGCCACAGCACCCTGTCCTGA
- the rplL gene encoding 50S ribosomal protein L7/L12 produces MAKLSQDELIEAFKELTLIELSDFVKKFEEVFEVTAAAPVAAAAPAGAAAPAEAAEEKTEFDVILKSAGDKKIQVIKEVRGLTSLGLGEAKALVETADAKILEGANKETADKAKEALEAAGATIELA; encoded by the coding sequence ATGGCGAAGCTTTCGCAGGACGAGCTCATCGAGGCCTTCAAGGAGCTCACGCTCATCGAGCTCTCGGACTTCGTGAAGAAGTTCGAAGAGGTCTTCGAGGTCACCGCGGCCGCCCCGGTCGCCGCTGCCGCTCCGGCCGGCGCTGCCGCTCCGGCCGAGGCCGCTGAGGAGAAGACCGAGTTCGACGTCATCCTCAAGTCCGCCGGTGACAAGAAGATCCAGGTCATCAAGGAGGTCCGTGGCCTCACGTCGCTCGGCCTGGGCGAGGCCAAGGCGCTCGTCGAGACCGCCGACGCGAAGATCCTCGAGGGTGCGAACAAGGAGACGGCCGACAAGGCGAAGGAGGCCCTCGAGGCCGCCGGCGCCACGATCGAGCTCGCATAA
- the rplJ gene encoding 50S ribosomal protein L10, with protein sequence MANKEAAVAELTESFRSSNAVLLTEYRGLTVAQLKELRNSIREHATYAVVKNTLTKIAANNAGISSFDDELAGPSALAFVHGDTVAVAKSLRAFAKANPELVVKGGYFDGNPLTATEVDKLADLESREVLLGKLAGAFKASLFGAAYLFNAPLSQAVRTVDALREKQESAA encoded by the coding sequence ATGGCGAACAAGGAAGCTGCGGTCGCCGAGCTCACGGAGTCCTTCCGTAGCTCGAACGCCGTTCTGCTCACCGAGTACCGCGGTCTCACGGTCGCGCAGCTCAAGGAGCTCCGCAACTCGATCCGTGAGCACGCCACGTACGCCGTGGTGAAGAACACGCTGACCAAGATCGCGGCGAACAACGCCGGCATCTCGTCGTTCGACGACGAGCTCGCCGGTCCGTCCGCTCTCGCCTTCGTCCACGGTGACACCGTCGCCGTCGCGAAGTCGCTGCGTGCATTCGCCAAGGCGAACCCCGAGCTCGTGGTGAAGGGCGGTTACTTCGACGGTAACCCGCTCACCGCGACCGAGGTGGACAAGCTCGCCGACCTCGAGTCCCGTGAAGTTCTGCTCGGCAAGCTCGCCGGCGCCTTCAAGGCCTCGCTGTTCGGTGCTGCGTACCTGTTCAACGCACCCCTCTCGCAGGCCGTCCGCACGGTGGACGCCCTCCGCGAGAAGCAGGAGTCCGCGGCCTGA
- a CDS encoding HAMP domain-containing sensor histidine kinase has translation MTLRRRLVLSIVALVVAVSAVIGAGSIIALASIQTGAIDQQLQTATKRATNKFGQGQTDQPPGDDVLRPAGQAAGTLTAYYFTNGRAGGIVIQDDGSPTSLSTDQLQRLGQVKVGVAPATIGLGSTGSYRVAAVRVDNGYLDDAVLVVGLPMSPVYQSVWSLLWVVIVVVGGALIAASIVAAVVVRRSLRPLERVAETASAVARMPLERSDALDGVRVPDTDPRTEVGRVGSAFNRMLGHIGGAMQARERSEQKVRQFVADASHELRTPLASVRGYAELTRRMGGDLPPDVVYAMSRIESESVRMTSMVEDLLLLARLDEGREIQFDDVDLTGLVFDAVNDAHAASPEHPIDVDVPSSPVVVLGDAARLHQVIVNLVTNARTHTPDGTRITVGIAPVQGGVDLTVRDTGQGIDPEFLPKLFERFARADSSRSRTAGSTGLGLAIVDAVVQAHGGSVDVASEPGNTVFTVHLPAEPVPDAAGAAGAWSDVPNRA, from the coding sequence GTGACCCTCCGCCGTCGACTCGTCCTGAGCATCGTCGCCCTGGTCGTCGCCGTCAGCGCGGTGATCGGTGCCGGGAGCATCATCGCGCTCGCCTCGATCCAGACCGGCGCGATCGACCAGCAGCTGCAGACCGCGACGAAGCGTGCCACGAACAAGTTCGGGCAGGGCCAGACCGACCAGCCGCCCGGCGACGACGTCCTGCGGCCGGCCGGGCAGGCGGCGGGGACCCTGACCGCCTACTACTTCACCAACGGTCGTGCCGGCGGCATCGTCATCCAGGACGACGGGTCGCCCACGTCCCTGTCGACGGACCAGTTGCAGCGACTCGGTCAGGTGAAGGTCGGTGTGGCACCCGCGACGATCGGCCTCGGCAGCACCGGGAGCTACCGGGTCGCCGCCGTCCGCGTCGACAACGGCTACCTCGACGACGCCGTGCTCGTGGTCGGTCTGCCGATGTCGCCCGTCTACCAGAGCGTGTGGTCACTGCTCTGGGTCGTGATCGTCGTCGTCGGTGGCGCGCTGATCGCCGCGTCGATCGTCGCTGCGGTGGTCGTCCGGCGATCGCTGCGGCCGCTCGAGCGGGTCGCCGAGACCGCCTCGGCCGTCGCCAGGATGCCCCTGGAGCGGAGCGACGCCCTCGACGGCGTCCGGGTGCCGGACACCGATCCCCGCACCGAGGTCGGCCGCGTCGGCAGTGCGTTCAACCGCATGCTCGGGCACATCGGCGGCGCCATGCAGGCCCGCGAGCGCTCGGAGCAGAAGGTGCGGCAGTTCGTCGCGGACGCCTCGCACGAGCTGCGCACCCCGCTGGCGTCGGTCCGCGGGTACGCCGAACTCACCCGGCGGATGGGTGGGGACCTGCCGCCGGACGTCGTCTACGCGATGAGCCGGATCGAGTCGGAGTCGGTCCGGATGACCTCGATGGTCGAGGACCTGCTGCTCCTCGCCCGGCTCGACGAAGGCCGCGAGATCCAGTTCGACGACGTCGACCTGACCGGGCTGGTCTTCGATGCCGTGAACGATGCCCACGCCGCGTCCCCTGAGCACCCGATCGACGTGGACGTGCCGTCGTCGCCCGTCGTGGTGCTCGGTGACGCCGCGAGGCTCCACCAGGTCATCGTGAACCTCGTCACGAACGCCAGGACCCACACGCCGGACGGCACCCGCATCACCGTGGGGATCGCTCCGGTCCAGGGTGGCGTCGACCTGACCGTGCGGGACACCGGCCAGGGGATCGACCCCGAGTTCCTCCCGAAGCTGTTCGAGCGCTTCGCCCGTGCGGACAGCTCGCGGTCCCGCACCGCCGGGTCGACGGGCCTCGGGCTCGCGATCGTGGACGCGGTCGTGCAGGCCCACGGTGGATCCGTGGACGTGGCCAGCGAGCCGGGGAACACCGTGTTCACGGTGCACCTGCCCGCGGAGCCGGTACCCGACGCGGCTGGTGCTGCTGGCGCCTGGTCCGACGTGCCGAATCGCGCGTAG
- a CDS encoding response regulator transcription factor codes for MTISQPSAAPRLTRADGSPLRILVVDDEASLTDLLSMALRYEGWDVTSANGGQDALAKAREFKPDAMVLDVMMPDLDGLQVLSRLRQNNDDTPVLFLTAKDSVEDRVTGLTAGGDDYVTKPFSLEEVVARLRGLIRRSQISVSEAGDSRIVVGDLVLDEESYEVSRAGRSIELTATEFELLRFLMRNPRRVLSKAQILDRVWSYDFGGKSSVVEIYISYLRKKIDAGEQPMIHTVRGVGYVIKPVS; via the coding sequence GTGACCATCTCCCAGCCCTCCGCAGCCCCGCGCCTCACGCGTGCCGACGGTTCGCCGTTGCGCATCCTCGTCGTCGACGACGAGGCCAGCCTCACCGACCTCCTGTCGATGGCCCTCCGCTACGAGGGCTGGGACGTCACGAGCGCGAACGGCGGGCAGGACGCGCTCGCCAAGGCGCGCGAGTTCAAGCCGGACGCGATGGTGCTCGACGTGATGATGCCGGACCTCGACGGGCTGCAGGTGCTGAGCCGACTCCGGCAGAACAACGACGACACCCCGGTGCTGTTCCTCACCGCGAAGGACTCCGTCGAGGACCGGGTCACCGGCCTGACCGCGGGCGGCGACGACTACGTCACGAAGCCGTTCTCGCTGGAGGAGGTCGTCGCCAGGCTCCGTGGGCTCATCCGCCGCTCGCAGATCTCCGTCTCCGAGGCCGGCGACTCGCGGATCGTCGTCGGTGACCTGGTCCTCGACGAGGAGTCGTACGAGGTCTCCCGCGCCGGCCGTTCCATCGAGCTGACCGCCACCGAGTTCGAGCTCCTCCGCTTCCTGATGCGCAACCCGCGTCGTGTGCTCTCGAAGGCGCAGATCCTCGACCGCGTGTGGTCGTACGACTTCGGCGGCAAGTCCTCGGTCGTCGAGATCTACATCTCCTACCTGCGCAAGAAGATCGACGCCGGCGAGCAGCCGATGATCCACACGGTGCGTGGCGTGGGCTACGTCATCAAGCCCGTCTCCTGA
- a CDS encoding acyl-CoA dehydrogenase — MIRSTAWPTDASGVDTARLEEAAGRLGSSPADRLAFTRWVATTTAPLTAGTAGPVFATLAAVAAADVALARTVEPHLDALGILAQAGVDVPEGSTWGVFAAEAPGLRLEVDDAGVLTGTKPWCSLASVLSHALVTAHRGDERQLFAVDLRHAGVTTHDEAWVARGMPDVPSGPIDFDEVPAEPVGDPGWYLDRPGFAWGGIGVAACWWGGAVGLARMLRAHLASRPDAELLRVALGAVVADLADAEDAIAGAAAAIDAERDEDWALVAQTVRSRVRRAVDDVHTRVVGALGPAPLTSDPAIAARVADLELYVLQDHGDRDLARIGRMVVERGGVAW, encoded by the coding sequence ATGATCCGTTCCACGGCATGGCCGACCGACGCGTCCGGCGTCGACACCGCGCGTCTCGAGGAGGCCGCCGGGAGGCTCGGCTCGTCCCCGGCGGACCGGCTCGCGTTCACCAGGTGGGTCGCCACCACCACCGCACCCCTGACCGCGGGCACGGCCGGTCCGGTGTTCGCCACGCTCGCCGCCGTCGCGGCCGCGGACGTCGCACTCGCCCGCACGGTCGAGCCGCACCTCGACGCGCTCGGGATCCTCGCGCAGGCCGGGGTCGACGTCCCCGAGGGATCCACGTGGGGCGTGTTCGCCGCCGAGGCACCGGGGCTGCGGCTCGAGGTCGACGACGCCGGTGTCCTGACCGGGACGAAACCGTGGTGCTCACTGGCCTCGGTGCTCTCGCACGCGCTGGTCACGGCACACCGCGGCGACGAGCGGCAGTTGTTCGCCGTCGACCTGCGACATGCGGGCGTCACCACGCACGACGAGGCCTGGGTCGCGCGCGGGATGCCCGACGTGCCGAGCGGACCCATCGACTTCGACGAGGTTCCGGCCGAACCGGTCGGTGATCCCGGCTGGTACCTCGACCGGCCGGGGTTCGCCTGGGGTGGGATCGGCGTCGCGGCCTGCTGGTGGGGTGGTGCCGTGGGGCTCGCCCGGATGCTCCGCGCACACCTCGCATCGCGCCCGGACGCCGAGCTGCTGCGGGTTGCGCTCGGCGCCGTCGTGGCGGACCTCGCCGACGCGGAGGACGCCATCGCCGGCGCCGCCGCCGCGATCGACGCCGAGCGGGACGAGGACTGGGCGCTCGTGGCGCAGACCGTCCGGTCGCGTGTCCGTCGTGCCGTGGACGACGTGCACACACGGGTCGTCGGGGCGCTCGGTCCCGCGCCGCTGACGTCCGACCCGGCGATCGCCGCCCGCGTGGCCGACCTCGAGCTCTACGTCCTGCAGGACCACGGCGACCGGGACCTCGCGCGCATCGGCCGGATGGTCGTCGAGCGTGGCGGTGTCGCATGGTGA